From one Oncorhynchus keta strain PuntledgeMale-10-30-2019 chromosome 30, Oket_V2, whole genome shotgun sequence genomic stretch:
- the LOC118363825 gene encoding cilium assembly protein DZIP1-like isoform X5, protein MSTSTSTTIPPFKFRPRRESVDWRRISAVDVDLVASELDFQTLQEHITGVTFCNVEGERCVRCQSPVDPALLKLFRLAQLTVEYLLHSQEYLTLSLGAAEERLQTQAREHQQLLAQQQKQSDQAKVLKTELKQRKKIIALNQQAMINMTNCHKCQHCDKAFMNSSFLQNHMQRRHADEYDSQLRTGNQRKVKSIADEEEISRLKGQLSYTTSELESQRQALLAKASQERDQQSMHQDLMRKLERWKEEEHMKIEEMRDGFRREIEMLHNRNALLQQKVDLKMTTPERRPSPAPQQTDQDMDEKNKIVVQKMDQKHKKLEERFTSKMEKMKANHESEKNQWQDQFSRLELSVVEWQQQSQRQKEESDQRLQERDLIILSQREQIKHMSSNPPTKVVEVPVILTATAPEPKPKRVVKEQPPSAPKLDPIEELSEEDKDSSSVSEKKPIVVMKQPSSVTSVLRKNPNIKRELRPALEQALLEKLESLGVKPGLRGLGGSEYSDLMAKLRSERESTAKDIPDYWRHREDVALTLRLRLKDKRTESDSAPEQRVKPKQPTQVTQARQLSSSLSSKVTQVMSGPPAVPAKQLQTTPQPAPRTLTTTLPKTSTPKTPPFSSDDESSSEEEEEEEPPQKPRQEQRVPHHRASQPKPTQPKTTPHHKLTQSKPVQARSSQPKQVQPITTQAQPYKPQQPRSTAVNTTKTAVTVVESEGEWTEGSELEEVDPQQLQNYKDQNGNVQKTTNNNLVRDLTKSLEKQLADRGPKKPLGGVSILPESKDKDVVRELKYTNEDDEDDWDISSLDDLSVPAPVGKPTAPVRKSLESDSTTSVWGTSTGKGQKTGLNEAGTGSTLKSSLVSVSDWSDDDI, encoded by the exons atgTCTACCTCCACATCCACCACCATCCCGCCTTTCAAATTCCGGCCTCGGCGCGAGAGCGTTGACTGGCGCCGGATCAGCGCGGTGGACGTGGACCTGGTGGCCAGCGAGCTGGACTTCCAGACCCTGCAGGAGCACATCACAGGGGTGACCTTCTGCAACGTGGAGGGGGAGCGTTGTGTCCGCTGCCAGAGCCCCGTGGACCCAGCGCTGCTCAAGCTCTTCCGCCTGGCCCAGCTGACAGTGGAGTACCTGCTGCACTCCCAGGAGTACTTGACCCTGAGCCTGGGGGCAGCCGAGGAGAGGCTGCAGACCCAGGCCCGCGAGCACCAGCAGCTCCTGGCCCAGCAGCAGAAGCAGTCGGACCAGGCCAAGGTACTGAAGACGGAGCTGAAGCAGAGGAAGAAAATCATTGCCCTCAACCAGCAGGCTATGATCAACATGACCAATTGCCATAAG TGTCAACATTGTGATAAAGCCTTCATGAATTCCTCCTTTCTCCAGAATCATATGCAACGTCGCCATGCAGACGAGTACGACAGCC AGTTAAGGACAGGCAACCAGAGGAAAGTGAAGAGCATTGCAGATGAGGAGGAGATCAGTCGGCTGAAAGGGCAGCTGAGTTACACCACATCTGAGCTGGAGTCACAGAGACAAGCCCTCTTGGCCAAAGCCTCTCAG GAAAGAGACCAGCAGTCCATGCACCAGGATTTGATGAGAAAGctagagagatggaaggaagaaGAACACATGAagatagaggagatgagagacGGTTTCCGGAGGGAGATAGAGATGCTTCACAACAGGAACGCTCTTCTTCAACAA AAAGTGGATCTCAAGATGACCACTCCTGAGAGGAGGCCCAGTCCTGCTCCCCAGCAGACTGACCAAGACATGGATGAAAAAAACAAGATTGTGGTCCAGAAGATGGATCAGAAACACAAGAAACTG GAAGAAAGGTTTACATCCAAAATGGAAAAAATGAAGGCTAACCACGAGAGCGAGAAGAATCAG TGGCAGGATCAGTTTAGCAGATTGGAGTTGTCTGTGGTGGAGTGGCAGCAGCAGAGCCAGAGGCAGAAGGAGGAGAGTGACCAGCGGCTTCAGGAGCGGGATCTAATCATCCTCTCTCAGCGAGAGCAG ATAAAGCATATGTCCTCAAATCCACCTACTAAAGTAGTTGAAGTTCCAG TGATCTTAACAGCCACAGCGCCAGAGCCTAAACCAAAGAGAGTAGTGAAGG AGCAGCCTCCCTCTGCTCCTAAACTGGATCCTATAGAGGAGCTGTCTGAGGAGGACAAAG ACTCGTCCAGCGTGTCTGAGAAGAAGCCAATTGTTGTAATGAAGCAGCCGTCTTCTGTGACCAGTGTCCTGAGGAAGAACCCCAACATCAAGAGGGAGCTGCGTCCCGCCCTGGAGCAAGCACTCCTAGAGAAGCTTGAGTCCCTGGGAGTCAAACCG GGTCTGAGGGGACTCGGAGGCAGCGAGTACAGTGATCTCATGGCTAAGTTGCGCTCGGAGAGAGAGAGTACGGCGAAGGACATTCCGGACTATTGGCGTCACCGTGAGGATGTGGCTCTCACACTGCGTCTGAGACTGAAGGACAAGAGGACGGAGAGTGACTCTGCCCCCGAGCAGCGGGTCAAACCAAAACAACCCACTCAAG TGACCCAGGCCAGACAGCTGTCCAGCAGCCTTTCCTCCAAGGTGACCCAAGTGATGTCAGGACCACCAGCAGTGCCTGCCAAACAGCTGCAGACGACCCCCCAGCCTGCCCCCCGGACCCTTACCACTACCCTGCCCAAGACCTCCACTCCCAA GACCCCTCCCTTCAGCTCAGATGATGAGTCATcatcagaggaggaagaggaggaggagccacCTCAGAAAcccagacaggagcagagagtCCCTCATCACAGAGCCTCCCAGCCCAAACCAACACAACCCAAGACCACCCCCCATCACAAACTCACCCAGTCCAAACCGGTCCAGGCCAGATCAAGCCAGCCCAAACAGGTCCAGCCCATTACCACCCAGGCTCAGCCATATAAACCCCAGCAGCCCAGAAGCACTGCTGTCAACACGACCAAAACGGCAGTCACTGTggtagagagcgagggagagtggacagaggggagtGAGTTGGAGGAGGTCGACCCACAACAGCTCCAGAACTACAAAGACCAGAATGGGAACGTACAGAAGACTACAAACA ATAACCTGGTCAGGGACTTGACTAAGAGCCTGGAGAAGCAGCTTGCAGACAGAGGACCAAAGAAGCCACTAGGGGGAGTGAGCATCTTACCAGAGAGTAAAGACAAAGACGTTGTACGGGAACTCAAG TATACAAACGAGGATGATGAGGATGACTGGGATATCTCCTCGTTGGATGACCTATCGGTACCCGCCCCCGTGGGCAAGCCCACCGCCCCTGTGAGGAAGAGCCTGGAATCAGACAGCACTACCAGTGTCTGGGGAACATCCACCGGGAAGGGGCAGAAAACAG GTTTGAATGAAGCAGGAACCGGCAGCACTCTGAAGAGCAGCCTGGTCTCTGTCAGCGACTGGAGTGACGATGATATATAG